A part of Aegilops tauschii subsp. strangulata cultivar AL8/78 chromosome 2, Aet v6.0, whole genome shotgun sequence genomic DNA contains:
- the LOC109744922 gene encoding very-long-chain 3-oxoacyl-CoA reductase 1 — MAAAVPVWFVSLAGLGALYLSAACLRLLAHLALCLRRPIDLRCHYGSWAVVTGPTTGLGRSMATELARRGISLVLLDLDAANLQSVSAALHEAHPGVETKTVVFDLSLVGTAAGDEAMRRLKEATEGLDVGLLVNNAAVNRPGALYVHEADVERLARMVLVNVMALTEVTAAVLPGMLDRGRGAIVNVGSGSTVAVPSFPLYTVYSATKRYVQHLTRCLSVEYKHRGIDVQCQVPFYVHTGMLSPAIKATMTFPAFVATADAYARDAARWIGHGMLCVPDASQQLQWFLAGFVPDAVHDWYLLRQHLKHRAILRPKLA; from the coding sequence ATGGCGGCGGCAGTGCCGGTTTGGTTCGTCTCCCTGGCCGGACTCGGCGCCCTGTACTTGTCCGCTGCCTGCCTCCGTCTCCTCGCCCACCTCGCCCTCTGCCTCCGCCGGCCCATCGACCTCCGCTGCCACTACGGCTCGTGGGCGGTCGTTACCGGCCCAACCACGGGGCTAGGCCGATCCATGGCCACGGAGCTCGCCCGCCGTGGCATCAGCCTCGTCCTCCTCGACCTCGACGCGGCCAACCTGCAATCCGTCTCGGCTGCCCTCCACGAGGCCCACCCCGGGGTGGAGACCAAGACCGTAGTGTTCGACCTCTCTCTCGTCGGCACCGCTGCCGGCGACGAGGCGATGCGGCGGCTCAAGGAGGCCACAGAGGGGCTGGATGTGGGGCTACTGGTGAACAACGCCGCCGTGAATCGGCCCGGCGCGCTGTACGTGCACGAGGCGGACGTGGAGCGCCTGGCGAGGATGGTGCTGGTGAACGTGATGGCGCTCACGGAGGTGACGGCGGCGGTGCTGCCGGGGATGCTGGATCGGGGGAGGGGCGCCATTGTCAACGTCGGGTCGGGGTCGACGGTGGCCGTGCCCTCCTTCCCGCTCTACACCGTCTACAGCGCCACGAAACGGTACGTGCAGCACCTGACGCGGTGCCTCAGCGTGGAGTACAAGCACAGGGGCATCGACGTGCAGTGCCAGGTCCCGTTCTACGTGCACACCGGCATGCTGTCGCCGGCAATAAAGGCGACCATGACATTCCCGGCGTTCGTGGCGACCGCCGACGCGTACGCCCGGGACGCGGCGCGGTGGATCGGCCACGGCATGCTCTGCGTGCCCGACGCGTCCCAGCAGCTGCAGTGGTTCCTCGCCGGCTTTGTCCCCGACGCCGTTCACGACTGGTACCTCCTCCGGCAGCATCTCAAGCACAGGGCCATCCTCCGGCCGAAGCTGGCGTGA